From the genome of Pseudomonadota bacterium:
GCCAGAACGCCCTCTCGAGACTCACATCCCCCAATTGCGGCATGCTACCGTCCGGGCCAGACAGGTAAAGCAGTGAGGATAGGACTCCCTGTAGCCCGCTTCGAGTGTCTAACTCCTGTGAGGTGGACGACCGATCGCACCAAACAAGCAGGATCAGCAATTCAGCGACGAATCGCTGGTAGCCCGTAGATTTCTCGAAACTTGTCCCGTCCGGCAATATCTGCTTCTGCAGCTCGCGCCGCAGGACTTCCAGCGCTTTCGCCTCCCAGCGGGATGCCTCCGGAAACTCTGGGAATAAGAGTGCAACCATCCATAACGCGACGCATTCGGTAAGTACGAAGTTGTTCGTTGGACCGTGAACAGACAACGAGCGATACAGAAAGCGCGCCTGCAGGGCCAGCGCGTCAATGAACAGCGGAAGCATGCTGTCTCTGAAACGCCGACTAGATCGCGAGAAAACATAAATGATGCACCACGAAATGAGCCGCTGGGCTACGTTGAGGACGATGAGGTACGGATATCCATGGCCGACCGGGAAGTGGTGTATCCACTCGGTGAGCTGGGAATTCAGAGAGTCGATATAGCGCTCTTCACCGGTCAGTTGATAAGCCTGCCCGAGCCGGCACAAATGTTGATGTGTATGAAGCTTGAACAAGAGTATGGGATCACGCGATCCGTCGGGGAAATCATCGTGCGTGTTGAAACGATAATAGCGTGAATATCTCAGCGGGATTTCCTCTTGCGATACTGGATCGAAATGCCACCGGATCCTCCCAGCCGCATGGTACCGATACTCATGCAACTCAACCTCACCACGACAAAGAGCGTCCGCCTGACCACAAATGTCGGCCGCAGCATCCGGGAAGCGTTCGTGGAAGGCGCGCACCGACACCGGTCCGGAACGCATGGTCCAGTCCATGAAGCATGGTTCTTGGCGCCGGTAGAAGTGGGCCACCAAATCTTCGGTTGAGCCAAAACCGAGGCTTGAGGCACTCCGCCGCGCATCCGGACGCAGAGGCCTGATGGATCGGAATAACGCTTCCGCTTCCTTCCTGACCACGCGTACCAGCCGTTGCACAAACACCATCATAATCGGTGCTTCTCCAGATTAACCTTATGAGTCCACATCAGGTGCTTGCCCACTGAACCAATCCAAGCCACACCGCTCCTATGCCAAGCCACGCCACGGGTAATTTCACAGGCAGTATCCGGCGAGAGCAATAATATCCGACTGCTACTTGTACGAACCCAGCCAGTGCAGTACTGGCCGCTGCACCATCAATACCCCATCGCGGAATCAGCAACCAGTTAGCAAAAATATTCACGGCAAGAGCTGCAAGGGCTGCGGCGCCGACCATCATAGTTCTGTTGGAAATATACAGACCGGCCACCGTCGCCATGAACACACCGTTCATCAGCGTACCGTACGCCACCGCGGCGAATATCGAGGCTGCGTTTCCATACCCGGCGGGATACAGCCATTCCAGCATCGGTTGGCGCAACAATACCATCAGGGTTGCCACTCCCAGTCCTGCAAGTAGAAAAAGATCCTGTGCCTTGTTGACCAAATGCACCGTGGCCTGTTCGCCCTGCTCCGCATATCGCCTGGTGTAGGCTGGAAACAAAAACAGGTTGAAGGGCCTGACCAGCAAGGCCAGCGCCGAACCGACCAATACGTAAGCGGCGTCATAGTACGCCACGGCGGTCGTGTCGCTGGTGAGAAAAGCGAGCATGTAGCGGTCGACGTAGGTAAGCAGGAAACTGCTAGCAATGACTGTGGTGTGCGGCCAGCCATAACCCAGCATCTTCCCGAGCAACCCGGCGTCGAAAGCCAGGCGCTCGCGACGGGTGATGACGAGCCCCGTCATGAAGGCCAACTCGCCGGCGGCGAGGCCGTAAATGAAACCGTTCGCGTTGCCCGTCCACAGCACGCCGGCTGTGACAAACGACAACTGCTCCAGGGCTCGCGCTGTGTTCAGCACAGCATGGCGTCTCGCCTGGTGCATGGCGCGCGGCCAGTTTAGGAGTTCATTGTTGAGCAAGTAGCTCGGTACCAGCGCCACTATGGCGGCGAACAGCAGCAGACCCGGCGTCAAGCCCAGGTAGTCGGCAAACACGGCCGCGACGCAGATCATGACCACCGCCGCCGGCACCGACGAAAGCGCAACCCCGGCCAATACAGTGCCCAGCACCAACTCCGGACGCTGCTTGAAACCCACCCAGCGCACGGCCGCCTGTGACAATCCCAGCCCGCCGAGCGAAACGACGACCAGCAGTGATATCTTGGTCAGCACGACGCCGCCGTATTCCTCCGCGGGAAGCAGGCGGACCAACACGAGCACCAGGACCAGACTGCCCACCATGGTGCCGATGACGGACAGCCCGTAAGCGACCAGCTGTCGCATGAAGTCCGCATCCGGCAGCCTCCCGGCCTTGAACCTGTTCCAGGCAGCAAGTGAAAACATCGCCGTCCTAGCCTCCATTGAGATGCCGGCGTATATGGCCACACATCTTCGCCACCTGTCTCTCCCAGGTATGAGCGCTGGCGTAGGCTCTGCGCTGTGCCGCGCGTCCCGGCGAGTTGTCGGCGATCGCTTTTTCGATGGCGGCCGCAAACTCCTCCGCCGTATCGGCACAATACACCATCGGTTGCATGGTTTCGGCCGCAGGAAACCGGGTGCTCACAACCGGCAAGCCCGCGGCGACGTAATCCAGGAACTTCGTCGGGGAGGAGTAGAGGATGTGCTCGTTGTCCGCCTGGTAAGGGACGATGCCGACCGCCGAACACCGGTAATAGAGAGGCAGATCGGCGAAATCCTTGTACCCGAGATGATGCACATTGGGCAGCGAGCGCAGCAGTCTTACATCCTCCCGGGGTGCCAGCGCGTGGACATAGCCCACCAGCAGGAATGAGATTTCTGGTAGACACCCGGCGACGTCCGTAAGCAGGCGGTAATCGACCCAGTTGGCGAGGGTGCCGGCGTATATGACACGTGGTTCTGGCGTCGACCGCAAATCCGCCGGAATACCGCCGTCATCACGGTAATCCAGGTGATCCGACCCGCATCCATGTCCGATCCGGTGGGTCGCCGGATTGAGCCGGTGCAACTCCTGCTCCAGCAGCACGCCGGGCGTAAACACCATGTCGGCTCTGCATACCGTCCGCTCGAAGCGCGCGCGGAAGACGGGCGAGGCATCATAGGTATGCAAGGCATCGACGCAGTGAAATATCAGGCATCGGCGCTCCAGGTCTTCGACCACGGGTTCCCAACGGGGCGAGAACGACCAGATAATCGGACGGCGCATTCCCAAACGGCGCATCAGTCGTTTCACCTGGAAAACCAGTATCCGCTGGTTGAACCAGTCCACCACCCTGTTTCCATGCAGGGGGACAGCGAACGGACTCAGGATGGTGACACGGCGTGGATCTAGCCCCCGATGCCCTCCGCGTGCGGTCGCTCCGCCGACAATGCGTTTCAGGCGCTCCCAGACCCGGCCCAGTTCCGATAGGCGCGGCATGCGGCTGCCCATCGTTTCGACGTATACGACCTTGTTGCGGTCGCTCAACAGGGCCGCGATCTGCATGTTGGAGACCGCGTTGTCCCTCCACTCGCTGGGGGAAAGAATCAGTATGTCCTGTCCGGACAAGAGCTCCGGCGCTTTCATGGCAATGGTTTGCGGCAAAGATAATAGTATTCGTTGGCCAAGCGTTCCGCAGCAGGGCTGTAACGCGCCAGGTAATCCAGGTAGCGAACCGGACTGAGCATCCAGCCGGCGAGCGCGCGGCTGAAGGTGTACATCACGCGGTTGCGGAAACAGTTGCTGAGACCGTCGCGCAGCACCCAGACCAACGTGCAGAACGGTCCCACGCTGACCCCGCTGGCAAGTTCCTCGAATCCCGCCAAACGGCGGCGCAGGCCCGGCAACGTATAGCGCTGGTAATCGTGCGGATCGGCGTGAAAGCCCTGGAGAAACGGAATTTCGACGTACAAAATGCCGCCCGGTCGCAACACCCGCCAGACCTCGGTCAGCGCGGTTCGGGGTTCGGCCAGGTGCTCGAGCACGGCCTGCATGATGACGGCGTCCAGGCTTCCGTCGGAAAACGGGAGCACGTGCGCATCGCCGCGCAGATTCACCGGCTCTCCGCCACTTAGGTCCATATGAATGACATGGCAGCGTAATGCACCCGGCTGCGTCCATAACCGCCGGCCGCAGCCGGACAATCCGCCGGAACCAATGTTCAGGACCATACTGCCCGGGCGGAACAGAGCCTCCCGTATCCCGTTCAGCACCGCGGACGGAATCACGTTCAGCGTCGGCATCGGCGGATAGACCATGCGCGCCAGGCGCCGCAGCCGGGGGTTGCGGATTTTCGCGAGCAGCGGATGGGAACCGTAACCGCCGCTAGTCGCCGCCATCAGGCTTGTACCCTTCCGAAAAAACCAGAAAGCCCAACCTCGACCACAGCCAGGTATATAAAGTATCCGGGATCATCCGTTCCCAACTCCGGCGCCAGCGGGCGGGTACGAAGAACGAAACCGCGTGCTTCTGCTCAAAACAGCGTTGCCGGGTGATCCGGACACCCAGGAACAGATCGTCGCGTATCTCGCGTCGGGTGTAGTACTTCGAGAGGGGCGCGCCCTCGTTCTCCTTGCCGTCCGTATAGCGGTTGTGCAACTCCTGGACGCTCATACGCAGGAGCCTTCCCCGCAGGATCCCATAGCGAAAAATGACGTTGATCCAGTTGTAGAGGGAGTGCCGGTGGTAAAGCATGATCCCCATCCATCCCCCCGGACGAAGTACGCGGATCATCTCGCGGGCGCAGGCGACGGTATCGGGACTGTGATGGATGACGCCCCAGCTCCATATGGCGTCGAAACTTGTATCGGCGAACGGTAGCGCCTCGGCGTCCGCTTCGCGGACCTCGGCGGTCAGTCCCTTGAGTGCCAACCTTCGACACGTGACCTCCACCGAAGTCGGGGAAAGATCCACCGCTGTGACTCTGGCGCCCGCCCGGCAGAGCATTTCGGTATGCGCTCCGAGCCCGCAGCCCACTTCCAGAACCCGCTTTCCCTCCAGCCATGCCACGGGCATCAGACCGGAGAACAGCGACCGGCCGCGTGGTTGGGCAAAATAGGCATCCGCAATGAAATTGCGGTCGATCACATCCAAGTACGCCAGAAAGTCGCTGTCCGGCATGCCGGCGGGCACACCCTCATGGGGTGTTTCACCAGGCGCAACATAGTCCTGGGAATGCCGCGACCACCACTCACGCGAACTCTTCTTCAGCACCTCGTCAGCCCGCTCGGATGTCCTGGTCATTTCTGTATGATCCCCATCAGCGATGCGCCTCTGTCTCGTATCCCAGCAGCAATTTGGAAAACACCGCTGTCCGCGCGGACCAGTCATAACCCGACACTGCTGCCGATCGGGACTTGCGTCTGGCCTCGTCGTCCAGGGTCAACGCACTCCCGAGCGCCGACAGATGTCCTTCAGCGTCGCGTGCGTATTCGACCATCTCCCCGCCCGCATCTCGAGTCTCGTCCAGGTCGGTGCTGACTACTGGCTTCCCCGCGGAAAGCACCTCAAACAGCTTGATGGGGCACATGGCGTGCGTAAGTTCGTTGCGAACAAATGGCATCCAGAACAGATCGAGCCCGGCCAGGAAACCAGGCAGTGCCTCGCGGCGCCAGACATCCCAGAACCGCACGTTGGGCGGTAGCGGCGGAAGCGCGCCGACGCCCTGGCTGCCACTGACCGGCCCGATGAAGACGAACGACCAGTCGGGCCTGCGTGACGCCACTTCGTGTATGAGTCCGAAATCGAGTTTGTGCAGGGCGCCGTAATACCCCACCTTGACACCGGGCAGCGCCGCCACCCTGACAT
Proteins encoded in this window:
- a CDS encoding glycosyltransferase; this translates as MKAPELLSGQDILILSPSEWRDNAVSNMQIAALLSDRNKVVYVETMGSRMPRLSELGRVWERLKRIVGGATARGGHRGLDPRRVTILSPFAVPLHGNRVVDWFNQRILVFQVKRLMRRLGMRRPIIWSFSPRWEPVVEDLERRCLIFHCVDALHTYDASPVFRARFERTVCRADMVFTPGVLLEQELHRLNPATHRIGHGCGSDHLDYRDDGGIPADLRSTPEPRVIYAGTLANWVDYRLLTDVAGCLPEISFLLVGYVHALAPREDVRLLRSLPNVHHLGYKDFADLPLYYRCSAVGIVPYQADNEHILYSSPTKFLDYVAAGLPVVSTRFPAAETMQPMVYCADTAEEFAAAIEKAIADNSPGRAAQRRAYASAHTWERQVAKMCGHIRRHLNGG
- a CDS encoding class I SAM-dependent methyltransferase produces the protein MAATSGGYGSHPLLAKIRNPRLRRLARMVYPPMPTLNVIPSAVLNGIREALFRPGSMVLNIGSGGLSGCGRRLWTQPGALRCHVIHMDLSGGEPVNLRGDAHVLPFSDGSLDAVIMQAVLEHLAEPRTALTEVWRVLRPGGILYVEIPFLQGFHADPHDYQRYTLPGLRRRLAGFEELASGVSVGPFCTLVWVLRDGLSNCFRNRVMYTFSRALAGWMLSPVRYLDYLARYSPAAERLANEYYYLCRKPLP
- a CDS encoding class I SAM-dependent methyltransferase, which translates into the protein MTGPRGQRCFPNCCWDTRQRRIADGDHTEMTRTSERADEVLKKSSREWWSRHSQDYVAPGETPHEGVPAGMPDSDFLAYLDVIDRNFIADAYFAQPRGRSLFSGLMPVAWLEGKRVLEVGCGLGAHTEMLCRAGARVTAVDLSPTSVEVTCRRLALKGLTAEVREADAEALPFADTSFDAIWSWGVIHHSPDTVACAREMIRVLRPGGWMGIMLYHRHSLYNWINVIFRYGILRGRLLRMSVQELHNRYTDGKENEGAPLSKYYTRREIRDDLFLGVRITRQRCFEQKHAVSFFVPARWRRSWERMIPDTLYTWLWSRLGFLVFSEGYKPDGGD
- a CDS encoding glycosyltransferase yields the protein MRTLGFDHPVILSYYPLLLPVVDWINPRRVVFHMVDEWQGLAGIPRSMIGLTLGMLARADVTIVSSRPLLERYRDGARDIYLLRHGTDLDLFLPVLEGRVAPDVRVAALPGVKVGYYGALHKLDFGLIHEVASRRPDWSFVFIGPVSGSQGVGALPPLPPNVRFWDVWRREALPGFLAGLDLFWMPFVRNELTHAMCPIKLFEVLSAGKPVVSTDLDETRDAGGEMVEYARDAEGHLSALGSALTLDDEARRKSRSAAVSGYDWSARTAVFSKLLLGYETEAHR